A region from the Paludisphaera rhizosphaerae genome encodes:
- a CDS encoding GYF domain-containing protein → MSRRWHYSTQSKAEAPVDSSQLRRLARDGVLKPDDLVRKQGSRRWVKAKRIQGLFATKPKWSYQHQGRTYGPVSDQQLRSLATARMIQPMDLVWREGLPSWIEARRLRGLFPNNDNAPGTSTPAPNAAKASQVGLSRGRRIAGLTLLAAVGLLGIASMSLPLTRPASTVDKSEPIPPNSGAVRDTPSTPEPVSIEEDVESTVAAPEKTPVVMDEATRGRLIHERFMKGRRAVEDPQLAARVAEAAEASLKNCARKNGDYRFIILDSEGVDAFSHSGGYVYLTRGLFSLVADEAELAFVIGHEIAHIDLGHGLPAGDDVDESAAKVGSPHPENEEFAADQWALRGLGAAGFADFETLSFLRRFRNYCDRRAMDSAASSRGTSTGMTSPSHWGVAPPPALRLARLQKPAA, encoded by the coding sequence ATGAGCAGGCGATGGCACTACTCGACCCAGTCGAAGGCAGAGGCTCCGGTCGATTCATCCCAGCTTCGGCGATTGGCGAGAGACGGCGTTCTGAAGCCCGACGACCTCGTCAGGAAACAGGGCTCTCGACGCTGGGTGAAGGCCAAGCGAATCCAGGGGCTCTTCGCAACGAAGCCCAAATGGTCGTACCAACACCAGGGACGAACCTACGGGCCCGTCTCCGACCAGCAGCTCCGATCGCTGGCGACGGCCCGGATGATCCAGCCGATGGATCTCGTCTGGCGGGAAGGGCTTCCTTCCTGGATCGAAGCGCGGCGGCTTCGCGGTCTCTTCCCGAACAACGACAACGCTCCGGGAACGTCGACGCCTGCTCCGAATGCTGCGAAGGCGAGCCAGGTGGGTCTCTCGCGGGGACGTCGGATTGCTGGCCTAACTCTACTGGCGGCCGTCGGATTGCTGGGAATCGCTTCGATGTCGCTCCCGTTGACGCGTCCGGCTTCGACCGTCGACAAGTCCGAGCCGATTCCGCCGAACTCTGGAGCCGTTCGCGACACTCCAAGCACTCCGGAACCGGTCTCGATCGAGGAGGACGTGGAGTCGACGGTCGCGGCTCCTGAGAAAACGCCGGTCGTCATGGACGAGGCGACTCGTGGGCGTCTCATTCATGAGCGATTCATGAAGGGCCGCCGAGCGGTTGAGGATCCCCAACTCGCCGCCCGCGTGGCGGAAGCGGCCGAGGCCTCGCTCAAGAACTGCGCCCGAAAGAACGGCGATTACCGGTTCATCATTCTCGACTCGGAAGGAGTCGACGCGTTCTCACATTCCGGCGGATACGTCTATCTGACTCGCGGCCTGTTCTCGCTGGTCGCGGACGAGGCTGAGTTGGCGTTCGTCATCGGACATGAGATCGCGCACATCGACCTGGGGCACGGCCTCCCGGCTGGAGACGACGTGGACGAGTCGGCGGCCAAGGTGGGGTCGCCGCACCCGGAGAACGAGGAGTTCGCCGCTGATCAGTGGGCGCTTCGGGGGCTCGGAGCGGCGGGCTTCGCCGACTTCGAGACTCTCTCTTTCCTGCGTCGGTTTCGGAATTACTGCGATCGCCGAGCGATGGACTCAGCGGCCTCGTCCCGAGGAACGAGCACCGGAATGACGAGCCCCTCACATTGGGGCGTCGCCCCTCCGCCGGCTCTTCGTCTCGCACGATTGCAGAAGCCCGCCGCCTGA
- the ispE gene encoding 4-(cytidine 5'-diphospho)-2-C-methyl-D-erythritol kinase — protein MIVRPIAGGVEVLAPAKLNLFLEVPRRRSDGYHEVESLMAAVDMFDELTFREDEGGAIALECDDPSLPVDGRNLVVRAAELLKSETGCAKGARISLKKVIPAQAGLAGGSSDAAATLAALDRLWDLRTPKERLAELAGRVGSDVAFFLDGPIAVCRGRGELVEAVSLTSPLSFVLVAPRVGLSTADVYRRLTPPREPRAIQPVLDALALKSPEDLGRSLFNRLQPVAESICPELVAVRDALAGLSPLLCGSLMSGSGSAYFGIARDPAAADRVAEALKPLGLGLVRVVTCGP, from the coding sequence ATGATCGTCCGTCCGATCGCCGGAGGCGTGGAAGTCCTCGCGCCGGCGAAGCTGAACCTGTTCCTGGAGGTGCCGAGGCGAAGGTCCGACGGCTACCATGAGGTGGAATCGCTGATGGCGGCCGTCGACATGTTCGACGAGCTGACCTTCCGCGAGGACGAAGGTGGGGCGATCGCGCTGGAGTGCGACGACCCGAGCCTCCCGGTCGACGGCCGGAACCTGGTGGTGCGAGCGGCTGAGCTTCTGAAGTCGGAAACAGGCTGCGCGAAGGGTGCGCGGATCTCCTTGAAAAAGGTGATCCCAGCCCAGGCGGGCCTGGCCGGCGGGTCGAGCGACGCAGCGGCGACGCTGGCGGCGTTGGACCGCCTCTGGGATCTGAGGACGCCCAAGGAACGACTCGCCGAGTTGGCGGGGCGGGTCGGCAGCGACGTGGCTTTCTTCCTGGACGGTCCGATCGCGGTCTGCCGCGGCCGGGGCGAGCTTGTGGAAGCCGTGTCCCTGACGTCCCCCCTCTCATTCGTGCTGGTCGCTCCGCGCGTCGGCCTGAGCACGGCCGACGTGTACCGTCGTCTGACGCCGCCGCGAGAGCCCCGAGCGATCCAGCCGGTCCTCGACGCGCTGGCCCTGAAGAGCCCCGAAGATCTGGGACGGAGCCTGTTCAACCGGCTCCAGCCCGTCGCCGAATCGATCTGTCCGGAGCTCGTCGCCGTGCGAGACGCTCTGGCGGGATTGAGCCCGCTGTTGTGCGGGTCCCTGATGAGTGGCAGTGGTTCAGCCTATTTTGGGATCGCCCGCGATCCCGCCGCGGCGGACCGCGTCGCGGAAGCCCTCAAGCCGCTCGGACTAGGATTGGTCCGGGTCGTGACCTGCGGCCCCTGA
- a CDS encoding DPP IV N-terminal domain-containing protein, protein MLVTSVLLFALTAQAPVNPVDELATVAEKSDYKATARHEDVVALCRKLAAKSPIARFSELGRTEEGRSLPLLILADPPVVNAAEAARSGKLVVLAIGDIHGGEVCGKEALPMLARELIAEPHPELLKNLIVVFAPIYNPDGNDRMSKDNRPGQVGPEEGMGTRGNARSLDLNRDFIKLEAPETRALVQFFNEWNPHLFIDTHTTNGSHHRYTITYEGPRVPAGDPSLIDFARTKMFPALTESYEKATGQQVYYYGSFGGDHARWESFPALGRFGTNYVGLRNRIGILSEAYSYAPYKTRVLATRDFVRECLKYASSQKDEIKKLLDAARSSAQETTPAEPRRVALRTKPRALKGAEPIQGFVEKEQDGRRVATDEPKDYPAEVLVDFETTESVVRPFAYLLPPDQSEAVALLQRHGIDVQELREDLDLEVEAYRVDEVERAETRGWDRQDVTSLMVTPRTETRRIAAGTLVVKDAQPLGALAAYLLEPRSEDGLATWRKFAGVAAGADFPVVRLLKSTPLLTTAADNLASERTPPKTIRFDDRGVVEGGAFGFSGSPVSVEWLDDEHWLRAGENGPLKIEALTGRAEPFLNSDKILESLKRIQGLDAKALPGLARRLASGGSGGGGGRFARSSGATKFDAGKKALLFEHEHDLYYVALDGTKGVRLTNDPGDETDPQFSPDGKRVSFVRNYDLHVVDVDNPVDRALTTGGKDDLRHARADWVYFEEIFDRSWSAYWWSPDSQRIAFLEFDDAEVPTLTMLHDEDSSKRTVEVNRYPRSGEPNPKVRLGIVSAAGGPVQWADLSEYSSNAFLISALFWRPDSKSALACVQDRVQTWLDLLDVPVDGSKPHVLFRDQTKAWIFSPTAPSFLEDGSFLWLSSRDGWPHLYRYAADGSPQGRLTEGEWEVRSIQHFDAKTGEVVFLGTKDAPMSTQLYRVKPGESVERITSGTGSYQTTHSPNGRYFISTWSDLTTPSRVRLTASDGSTVRTVDSNPVHKIKDFRFGPRERVKIPARDGFILEGELTLPADMDATVKHPVWFTTYGGPHTPVVNDVWAAGRINDQALASEGIIVFRVDPRPASGKGQVSAFTAYKQLGVQELEDIKDALAWLKQKPYVDGSRIGMTGHSYGGYMTAYAMTHSDLFSCGIAGAPVTDWHDYDSIYTERLMGLPQDNPEGYKKSSVVEAARNLHGKLLIVHGEVDDNVSVRNTMRFVEELQRSNKDFELMIYPGSRHGIMSGHYAKLQHDFIRRNLLGLEPAPSTSVAPAAPSRPRAPRPAAAAHP, encoded by the coding sequence ATGCTCGTCACGTCGGTCTTGCTGTTCGCCCTGACGGCTCAGGCTCCCGTCAATCCGGTTGATGAACTCGCGACGGTCGCTGAGAAAAGCGACTACAAAGCGACTGCCCGGCACGAGGACGTCGTCGCCCTCTGCCGGAAGCTTGCCGCGAAGTCGCCGATCGCTCGCTTCTCCGAGTTGGGCCGAACCGAGGAGGGACGATCCCTCCCCTTGCTGATCCTGGCCGACCCTCCCGTCGTGAACGCGGCCGAGGCCGCTCGCTCCGGCAAGCTGGTCGTCCTGGCGATCGGCGACATCCACGGCGGCGAGGTCTGCGGCAAGGAAGCCCTGCCGATGCTCGCCCGCGAACTGATCGCCGAGCCTCATCCCGAGTTGCTCAAGAATCTGATCGTCGTTTTCGCCCCGATCTACAACCCGGACGGCAACGACCGGATGTCGAAGGACAACCGCCCCGGTCAGGTCGGGCCCGAGGAAGGGATGGGAACGCGGGGGAACGCCCGCAGCCTGGACCTCAACCGCGACTTCATCAAGCTGGAAGCCCCTGAGACTCGCGCTCTCGTTCAGTTCTTCAACGAGTGGAATCCGCACCTGTTCATCGACACCCACACGACGAACGGTTCGCACCACCGCTACACGATCACTTATGAAGGCCCTCGCGTTCCGGCCGGCGATCCCTCGCTGATCGATTTCGCTCGGACGAAGATGTTCCCCGCGCTGACCGAGTCCTACGAGAAGGCGACCGGACAGCAGGTCTACTACTATGGTTCCTTCGGCGGAGATCACGCCCGTTGGGAGAGCTTCCCCGCCCTGGGGCGGTTCGGCACCAACTACGTCGGGCTTCGCAATCGAATCGGGATTCTGTCGGAGGCCTACTCATACGCACCGTACAAAACGCGCGTTCTGGCCACCCGCGACTTCGTCCGCGAGTGCCTCAAATACGCGTCGAGCCAGAAGGACGAAATCAAGAAGCTCCTCGACGCCGCCCGTTCCTCCGCGCAGGAGACCACCCCAGCGGAGCCGCGTCGCGTCGCGTTGCGGACGAAGCCCCGGGCGCTCAAGGGGGCGGAGCCGATCCAGGGCTTCGTCGAGAAGGAGCAGGACGGCCGTCGCGTCGCCACTGATGAGCCGAAGGATTACCCCGCCGAGGTGCTGGTCGACTTCGAGACCACCGAATCGGTCGTCCGCCCGTTCGCCTACCTGTTACCTCCCGACCAGTCGGAGGCCGTCGCCCTCCTTCAACGCCATGGGATCGACGTTCAGGAGCTGCGCGAGGATCTGGACCTTGAGGTCGAGGCGTATCGCGTGGACGAGGTCGAGCGAGCCGAGACCCGCGGCTGGGACCGCCAGGACGTAACCTCGTTGATGGTGACGCCGCGCACCGAGACCCGGCGGATCGCCGCCGGCACTCTCGTGGTGAAGGACGCTCAACCCCTCGGCGCGCTGGCGGCCTACTTGCTGGAGCCTCGTTCTGAGGACGGCCTGGCGACCTGGCGGAAGTTCGCAGGGGTCGCAGCCGGAGCCGATTTCCCCGTCGTCCGCCTCTTGAAGTCCACTCCCCTGCTGACGACCGCCGCCGACAACCTCGCCAGCGAGAGGACGCCGCCCAAGACGATCCGCTTCGACGACCGGGGGGTCGTCGAAGGCGGGGCCTTCGGCTTCTCCGGATCGCCGGTCTCCGTCGAATGGCTCGATGACGAACACTGGTTGAGGGCCGGCGAGAACGGCCCTCTGAAAATCGAAGCTCTCACGGGTCGCGCCGAGCCGTTCCTCAACTCGGACAAGATCCTGGAGTCGCTCAAGCGGATCCAGGGCCTCGACGCCAAGGCCCTGCCGGGGCTGGCTCGACGTCTGGCGTCGGGAGGCAGCGGAGGCGGCGGCGGGCGATTCGCTCGCTCGTCGGGGGCGACGAAGTTCGACGCGGGCAAGAAGGCTCTGCTGTTCGAGCATGAGCACGACCTCTACTACGTCGCGCTCGACGGGACGAAGGGAGTCCGCCTGACCAACGACCCCGGCGACGAGACCGATCCCCAGTTCAGTCCGGACGGCAAGCGCGTGTCGTTCGTGCGGAACTACGACCTGCACGTCGTCGACGTCGACAATCCGGTTGATCGGGCCCTGACGACGGGAGGTAAGGACGATCTTCGCCACGCCCGCGCGGATTGGGTCTATTTCGAGGAGATCTTCGACCGCTCGTGGTCGGCCTACTGGTGGAGCCCGGATTCGCAGCGCATCGCGTTCCTGGAGTTCGACGACGCCGAGGTGCCGACTCTGACCATGCTCCATGACGAGGACTCGTCGAAGCGAACGGTCGAGGTCAACCGCTATCCGCGCTCGGGCGAGCCCAACCCCAAGGTGCGGCTCGGCATCGTGTCCGCCGCAGGGGGACCCGTCCAGTGGGCTGATCTGTCCGAGTACTCTTCCAACGCGTTTCTCATCAGCGCCCTGTTCTGGCGTCCCGATTCAAAGTCGGCTCTGGCCTGCGTACAGGACCGCGTGCAGACCTGGCTCGACCTCCTGGACGTTCCAGTCGACGGTTCCAAGCCTCACGTCCTCTTCCGCGATCAGACCAAGGCCTGGATATTCTCGCCGACCGCCCCGTCGTTCCTGGAGGACGGCTCATTCCTCTGGCTCAGCAGCCGCGACGGCTGGCCGCACCTCTATCGCTATGCGGCCGACGGCTCGCCCCAGGGAAGATTGACGGAGGGCGAGTGGGAAGTCCGGTCGATCCAGCACTTTGACGCCAAGACGGGCGAGGTTGTCTTCCTCGGCACGAAGGACGCCCCGATGTCGACGCAACTCTACCGGGTGAAGCCCGGAGAGTCAGTCGAGCGGATCACGTCGGGGACGGGTAGCTACCAGACGACCCACAGCCCGAATGGGCGGTACTTTATCTCGACCTGGTCCGACCTGACGACGCCGTCCCGAGTGCGGCTGACTGCGTCCGACGGCTCTACGGTCCGGACGGTGGACTCGAATCCGGTCCACAAGATCAAGGACTTCCGCTTCGGGCCTCGGGAGCGGGTGAAGATTCCTGCCCGCGACGGATTCATCCTGGAGGGCGAGTTAACGCTTCCCGCCGACATGGACGCGACGGTCAAACACCCCGTCTGGTTCACGACGTACGGCGGTCCGCACACGCCGGTCGTCAACGACGTCTGGGCCGCTGGACGCATCAACGACCAGGCGCTGGCGTCCGAGGGGATTATCGTTTTCCGCGTCGACCCGCGACCGGCCAGCGGCAAGGGACAGGTTTCGGCCTTCACGGCGTACAAACAGCTCGGAGTTCAGGAGTTGGAGGACATCAAGGACGCCCTCGCCTGGCTCAAGCAAAAGCCCTACGTGGATGGCTCGAGGATCGGCATGACCGGCCACAGCTACGGCGGTTACATGACGGCCTACGCCATGACCCACTCCGACCTCTTCTCCTGCGGCATCGCCGGAGCGCCTGTGACGGACTGGCACGACTACGACTCGATCTACACCGAACGCCTGATGGGGCTCCCGCAGGACAACCCCGAGGGCTACAAGAAGTCGTCGGTGGTCGAGGCCGCGAGAAACCTTCACGGCAAGCTGCTGATCGTCCACGGCGAGGTCGACGACAACGTCTCGGTGCGAAACACGATGCGGTTCGTCGAGGAGCTTCAGAGGTCGAACAAGGATTTCGAGCTGATGATTTACCCGGGCTCGCGGCACGGGATCATGAGCGGCCACTACGCCAAGCTCCAGCACGATTTCATCCGCCGGAACCTGCTGGGTCTCGAGCCGGCCCCATCGACTTCAGTCGCTCCCGCAGCTCCGTCTCGTCCCAGGGCACCTCGGCCGGCTGCGGCGGCTCACCCGTGA
- a CDS encoding ECF-type sigma factor → MEDSDEDVTRILEKIHEGDSDARQRLVERVYREFREMAAQLMRGERAGHTLQPTALVNEAMVRMLGDEVIDRAADRRLLFASVANVMRQVLVDHARKRRTQKRGGGRTRLALDAVLESFEDRNIDVLSLHEALQRLSEFSPRQSEVVSLRFFGGLTMPEIAQELGCSLSTVEADFRTARAWLHAELAREPR, encoded by the coding sequence ATGGAAGACTCCGACGAGGACGTGACGCGGATCCTCGAGAAGATCCACGAGGGCGACTCGGACGCACGTCAACGACTGGTCGAGCGCGTCTACCGTGAATTTCGCGAGATGGCCGCCCAACTGATGCGGGGCGAGCGCGCCGGCCACACGCTTCAACCCACCGCCCTGGTGAATGAGGCGATGGTGCGCATGCTGGGCGACGAGGTGATCGACCGCGCCGCCGACCGCCGTCTGCTGTTCGCCAGCGTCGCCAACGTCATGCGTCAGGTGCTCGTCGATCACGCCCGGAAGCGTCGCACCCAGAAGCGCGGGGGAGGACGCACCCGCCTCGCGCTGGACGCGGTTCTCGAGTCGTTCGAGGATCGAAACATCGACGTCCTGTCCCTCCACGAAGCCCTTCAGAGGCTGTCCGAGTTCAGCCCCCGGCAGAGCGAGGTGGTCTCGCTTCGATTCTTCGGGGGTTTGACGATGCCGGAAATCGCCCAGGAACTGGGTTGCTCGTTGAGCACCGTCGAGGCCGACTTCCGCACGGCTCGCGCCTGGCTGCACGCCGAACTGGCGAGGGAGCCGCGGTGA
- a CDS encoding FHA domain-containing serine/threonine-protein kinase yields MTLRVLDGPHAGESFTFHGHDTFVVGRSRKSSFRLPEADMTLSRFQFLIEVNPPICRLVDMASTNGTRVNGRRVDVAELDDGDVVRGGRTSFGVSINRGGNSSFIPLPPHSDAAPASPTQDEFPAVPGFRLERLLGEGATGAVYLGRDVLGEAAAVKLISPAALGAPGAVARFLREATILRRLEHPGIVGYRAIGKAGSQLYFAMEYVDGSDATSLVDRQGPLNPREAVRLMTPILDALTYAHSVGFVHRDVKPSNVLVGWCHGEEVVKLADFGLSRIYQESTLCGLTMTGCGGGTTGFTPPEQVVDLRSAGTHSDQYAAAATLYYLLTGTTIHDYPATIQGRLRKILNEDAVPLRSRREDAPVALASVVDRALSREPTDRYPSVTAFREALVEHCGDG; encoded by the coding sequence GTGACCCTTCGGGTCCTCGACGGCCCCCACGCCGGCGAGTCGTTTACGTTCCACGGGCATGACACATTCGTGGTAGGCCGATCGCGAAAATCCTCCTTCCGATTGCCGGAGGCGGATATGACGCTTTCACGCTTTCAGTTCCTGATTGAGGTCAATCCCCCGATCTGCCGCCTGGTCGACATGGCCAGCACCAACGGCACGCGCGTCAACGGCCGTCGCGTCGACGTTGCCGAGTTGGATGACGGCGATGTGGTCCGGGGCGGGCGTACGAGCTTCGGCGTCTCCATCAACCGGGGTGGAAACTCGTCCTTTATCCCGCTCCCTCCTCATTCCGACGCCGCGCCGGCCTCGCCGACCCAGGACGAATTCCCCGCCGTACCGGGATTTCGGCTTGAGCGGTTGCTGGGAGAGGGAGCGACGGGGGCCGTCTATCTCGGCCGCGACGTTTTAGGAGAGGCAGCGGCGGTCAAACTCATCTCGCCGGCTGCGCTCGGGGCCCCAGGGGCCGTCGCACGATTTCTCCGCGAGGCGACCATTCTCAGGCGACTGGAACATCCGGGCATCGTCGGCTACAGAGCGATCGGCAAAGCAGGAAGCCAGCTCTACTTCGCCATGGAATACGTCGATGGTTCGGATGCGACGTCTCTGGTCGATCGCCAGGGGCCGCTGAATCCTCGCGAAGCCGTGAGGTTGATGACGCCGATCCTTGACGCTCTGACCTACGCCCACTCGGTCGGCTTCGTCCATCGCGACGTCAAACCGTCGAATGTCCTTGTCGGTTGGTGTCATGGCGAGGAGGTGGTAAAGCTCGCTGATTTCGGGCTGAGCCGGATCTACCAGGAGTCGACTCTTTGCGGCCTGACGATGACTGGCTGCGGCGGCGGCACGACCGGGTTCACTCCTCCCGAACAGGTCGTCGATCTGCGCTCGGCGGGGACTCACTCCGATCAATACGCGGCCGCGGCGACTCTCTACTACCTTCTCACCGGGACCACCATCCACGACTATCCCGCGACGATCCAGGGTCGACTTCGCAAGATCCTGAACGAGGACGCGGTTCCGTTGCGCTCCCGACGCGAGGACGCGCCGGTTGCTCTCGCTTCGGTCGTCGATCGCGCGCTCTCCCGCGAGCCGACCGACCGTTATCCAAGCGTCACGGCTTTCCGCGAGGCTCTCGTCGAGCATTGTGGCGACGGGTGA
- a CDS encoding alpha/beta hydrolase has protein sequence MANDAAADPLVEDAPPGSPTPSGKRPLIGRFTRRFLLMAGLTFVGFFASLYALQGSMIFPGSSTQGRPESVVRAAPDEELLRLPSPGGEIVALFAPAQSPAGAPLSDAADRPALVFFYGNAMCLAYSVPEVDRFRRLGINVIVPDYLGYGMSGGKASEVGCRQAAEACYAFLKSRKFPAGRIFVGGWSLGGAVAIDLASREEVGGLFAFSTFTSTRDMARTFFPIAPPAGFFKDKFESLEKIAAIKCPILLGHGRRDPLVPFAMFERLSAACSNPPAKLVLDRAEHNDFLDLGGGALDRAVTDLVSKPKPR, from the coding sequence ATGGCGAATGACGCGGCCGCCGATCCCCTCGTGGAAGATGCGCCTCCGGGATCGCCGACGCCGTCTGGGAAGCGTCCCCTGATCGGGCGTTTCACGAGGCGCTTCCTCTTGATGGCGGGACTAACGTTCGTGGGCTTCTTCGCCTCCCTTTACGCGCTCCAGGGGAGCATGATCTTCCCGGGCTCCTCGACCCAGGGCCGACCCGAATCCGTCGTCCGCGCCGCGCCCGACGAGGAGTTGCTGCGGCTCCCATCGCCGGGCGGCGAGATCGTCGCCCTCTTCGCGCCGGCGCAGTCGCCCGCGGGTGCTCCCTTGTCCGACGCGGCCGACCGCCCCGCGCTCGTCTTTTTCTACGGCAATGCGATGTGCCTCGCCTACTCGGTCCCCGAGGTCGATCGTTTCCGGCGGCTGGGGATCAACGTGATCGTCCCCGACTATCTCGGCTACGGCATGAGCGGCGGCAAGGCCTCTGAGGTCGGTTGCCGCCAGGCGGCGGAGGCCTGCTACGCTTTCCTGAAGTCGCGGAAATTCCCGGCCGGACGCATCTTCGTCGGCGGCTGGTCGCTGGGCGGGGCGGTCGCGATCGACCTGGCCTCCCGAGAGGAAGTCGGCGGGCTCTTCGCGTTCAGCACCTTCACAAGCACTCGCGACATGGCCCGGACGTTCTTCCCGATCGCACCTCCCGCCGGCTTCTTCAAGGACAAGTTCGAGAGCCTCGAGAAGATCGCCGCGATCAAGTGCCCCATCCTCCTGGGACACGGTCGTCGAGACCCGCTCGTCCCGTTCGCGATGTTCGAACGCCTCTCCGCCGCCTGCTCGAATCCTCCGGCGAAGCTCGTCCTCGATCGGGCCGAGCATAACGACTTCCTCGACCTCGGCGGAGGGGCTCTCGACCGAGCCGTGACGGATCTCGTTTCGAAGCCCAAGCCCCGGTAG
- the purQ gene encoding phosphoribosylformylglycinamidine synthase I — MATPRVIVLRAPGTNCDEETAAAWSLAGARPETWHVGRLLEEPHVLDLFQILTIPGGFSYGDDLGAGRILATHLARGLGDALRRFHDRGGLILGICNGFQVLVRCGLLPGGGDGKASSPATLAHNVSARFEARWVTLLPRPGVSPFVSFSEPLDLPVAHGEGRFLLADPSELQALDDSGRIVLKYADAEGRPTQDYPANPNGSPLAAAGVCDPTGRIFGLMPHPERFVSPLHHPRWTRLGDKLGREGHGLKVFRGAVESLR, encoded by the coding sequence ATGGCCACGCCTCGCGTGATCGTGCTGCGGGCGCCGGGAACGAACTGCGACGAGGAGACGGCCGCCGCCTGGAGCCTAGCCGGCGCCCGGCCCGAGACCTGGCACGTCGGCCGGTTGCTCGAAGAGCCCCACGTCCTTGACCTGTTTCAGATCCTGACCATCCCCGGCGGGTTCTCCTACGGCGACGACCTCGGCGCCGGCCGGATCCTCGCCACGCATCTCGCGCGCGGATTGGGCGACGCCCTGCGCCGATTCCATGATCGCGGCGGTCTGATTCTGGGGATCTGCAACGGCTTTCAGGTCCTCGTCCGTTGCGGGCTGCTCCCGGGCGGCGGAGACGGGAAGGCTTCCTCGCCGGCCACGCTTGCTCATAACGTATCGGCCCGGTTTGAGGCTCGCTGGGTGACGTTGCTCCCTCGGCCGGGGGTCTCGCCGTTCGTATCGTTCTCCGAACCGCTGGATCTCCCCGTCGCGCACGGAGAGGGGCGCTTCCTGCTGGCCGACCCCAGCGAACTCCAGGCCCTTGACGACTCCGGCCGGATCGTCCTGAAGTACGCCGACGCCGAGGGGCGGCCCACCCAGGACTACCCCGCCAATCCCAATGGCTCACCGCTCGCCGCCGCAGGCGTCTGCGACCCCACCGGCCGGATCTTCGGCCTCATGCCGCACCCCGAACGCTTCGTCTCTCCCCTGCACCACCCCCGCTGGACCCGCCTTGGCGACAAGCTCGGCCGAGAGGGTCACGGCCTGAAGGTCTTCCGTGGCGCGGTTGAGTCGCTTCGCTGA
- a CDS encoding BON domain-containing protein: MVGLKRISTVIGLMAVTAPMAMGQATTNPNQVVADSVAGALRASRTLASTRIEIEAQGGMVTLSGVAANADLKSEAIARVQRVAGVTGVVDQITVSDASVRPAQYVPQVAMGGHLGHGGAVGGAPIGLDGTTGGVVSGPMAGGMVSGPVTDGGPLPEGPSGGAGGGAGAMQGPPNYAWPSYAPAGNFSAVGYPTAYPWQAWPNIGPFYPYPEVPLDWRAVTLRWDDGIWWLDFKKHYTRPFFTPYPFGIFAY, encoded by the coding sequence ATGGTTGGACTGAAACGGATTTCAACCGTGATCGGTCTCATGGCCGTGACGGCCCCGATGGCGATGGGTCAGGCCACGACGAATCCGAACCAGGTCGTCGCCGACTCCGTGGCCGGCGCGCTGCGGGCCAGCCGGACGCTGGCCTCGACGCGGATCGAGATCGAGGCCCAGGGGGGCATGGTGACCCTTTCCGGGGTCGCCGCCAACGCCGACCTCAAGAGTGAAGCGATCGCCCGCGTCCAGCGGGTCGCCGGAGTCACCGGCGTCGTCGACCAGATCACGGTCAGCGACGCGTCGGTCCGCCCGGCCCAGTACGTCCCGCAGGTCGCCATGGGTGGCCATCTCGGCCACGGCGGCGCGGTCGGCGGCGCTCCGATCGGGCTCGACGGCACGACGGGCGGGGTTGTCTCCGGCCCGATGGCTGGCGGCATGGTCTCTGGCCCCGTCACCGACGGCGGCCCGCTCCCCGAAGGTCCTTCCGGTGGCGCCGGCGGCGGCGCCGGTGCGATGCAGGGCCCGCCGAACTACGCCTGGCCCAGCTACGCCCCCGCCGGGAACTTCTCGGCCGTCGGCTACCCGACCGCCTACCCCTGGCAGGCCTGGCCGAACATCGGCCCCTTCTATCCCTACCCGGAAGTCCCCCTCGACTGGCGGGCGGTCACCCTCCGCTGGGACGACGGCATCTGGTGGCTCGACTTCAAGAAGCACTACACCCGGCCGTTCTTCACCCCGTATCCGTTCGGCATCTTCGCCTACTGA
- a CDS encoding SpoVG family protein — translation MEITEVRIKLMEDNSGSNERLQAFCSITFDDMFVIRDLKIIEGAKGFFVAMPSRKLTDRCHNCGTKNHLRSRFCNQCGCRLDENRALRDADGRAKLHADIAHPINSTCREKIQAAVLASYAEELERAKMPGYVSRYDDYETDDFEMPYEIHGPAVHAAPEPPLRRSPLRGHTQHARGGQSILRGPHVSQRKESSEGSMTSDQRESSFGNGI, via the coding sequence GTGGAGATCACCGAAGTTCGCATCAAGCTCATGGAAGACAACTCGGGGAGCAACGAGCGGCTGCAGGCTTTCTGCAGCATCACGTTCGACGACATGTTCGTCATCCGCGACCTGAAGATCATCGAAGGGGCCAAGGGCTTCTTCGTGGCCATGCCTTCCCGCAAGCTGACTGACCGCTGCCACAACTGCGGCACCAAGAACCACCTGCGGAGCCGATTCTGCAATCAGTGCGGATGTCGGCTCGACGAGAACCGCGCTCTGCGCGACGCCGATGGGCGCGCCAAGCTCCACGCCGACATCGCCCACCCGATCAACTCGACCTGCCGCGAGAAGATCCAGGCCGCCGTGCTCGCCTCGTACGCCGAGGAACTCGAGCGGGCCAAGATGCCGGGCTACGTGTCGCGGTACGACGACTACGAGACCGACGACTTCGAGATGCCGTACGAAATCCACGGCCCGGCCGTGCACGCCGCCCCCGAGCCGCCGCTCCGTCGGAGCCCGCTCCGCGGCCACACGCAGCACGCTCGCGGCGGTCAGTCGATCCTCCGCGGCCCTCACGTCTCCCAGCGGAAAGAATCGTCCGAGGGGAGCATGACGTCCGACCAGCGGGAATCCTCGTTCGGCAACGGCATCTGA